A portion of the Clostridium gelidum genome contains these proteins:
- a CDS encoding phospholipase D-like domain-containing protein, with product MKNNIKYSKNEKLDTKSLKDLFKNKIEHIKDLFNYRLLNKRIDDNKKENLTLESVRKQYEELKSKKDEFEKYEDELKDMDYCLIKSSDLTSAINCKKSSLSQRFLKYTNINLSIKAINTLMLMDKESVIKIENVISKLDSNEIFIEKTYKVNQFNVEEICNLYISYEDNVYVIKDIEPYNKEISGTLSEISNKYEEYHLQDKEIRDKFIKAFSDAKYEFNIASPWMNNYVVNNELISKMESLLTRGTSIKIAYGIEENSYNSKMDNKNTNSDRIAQKLKEKFDIYGDKFTIKKVNSHNKLLICDESYYLETSFNLLSFAGEYDENSKDTRGEGATYSTNLEVIKDLRNRYFNF from the coding sequence GTGAAAAATAATATTAAATATTCTAAGAATGAGAAATTAGATACAAAATCTTTGAAAGATTTATTTAAAAATAAAATAGAACATATTAAAGATTTGTTTAATTATAGATTGCTAAATAAAAGAATAGATGATAATAAAAAAGAAAATTTAACATTAGAATCAGTAAGAAAACAATATGAAGAATTGAAGTCTAAAAAAGATGAGTTTGAAAAGTATGAGGATGAATTAAAAGATATGGATTATTGTTTAATAAAATCAAGTGATTTGACTTCTGCAATTAATTGTAAGAAAAGTAGTTTATCACAGAGATTTCTGAAATATACAAACATTAATTTAAGTATTAAGGCAATTAACACTTTGATGTTAATGGATAAAGAAAGTGTAATAAAAATAGAAAATGTTATAAGCAAATTAGATAGCAATGAAATATTTATAGAAAAAACATATAAAGTAAATCAATTTAATGTTGAAGAAATATGTAATTTATATATAAGTTATGAAGATAATGTATATGTAATAAAAGATATAGAACCTTATAATAAAGAAATATCTGGCACATTAAGTGAAATCTCTAATAAATATGAAGAATATCATTTGCAAGATAAAGAAATACGGGATAAATTTATAAAAGCATTTTCAGATGCTAAATATGAATTTAACATTGCAAGTCCATGGATGAATAACTATGTAGTAAATAATGAGTTGATAAGCAAAATGGAAAGCTTACTTACAAGAGGCACATCTATTAAAATAGCTTATGGAATAGAGGAAAATAGTTATAATTCTAAAATGGATAATAAAAATACAAACAGTGATAGAATAGCACAAAAATTAAAAGAGAAATTTGATATTTATGGAGATAAATTTACAATTAAAAAAGTGAATTCACACAACAAATTATTAATCTGTGATGAAAGTTATTATCTTGAGACAAGTTTTAATTTATTATCTTTTGCTGGAGAATATGACGAAAACTCAAAAGATACAAGAGGTGAAGGTGCTACTTATAGTACTAATTTAGAAGTTATAAAAGACTTAAGAAATAGATATTTTAATTTTTAA
- a CDS encoding HD-GYP domain-containing protein: MNRQKTIMIVDDTEMNIDILVEALNEEYELIVAINGLEALELIEEQKPDLILLDIMMPEMDGYEVLKKLKKNQNLETIPVILLSAITDSDSKNKGFSLGAVDYVTKPFEIVEVKARVKTQLRLEEARLILESQNIILEEKVKERTQLIERTNSAAIYCLAALAETRDPETGEHIKRTQEYIRELALELRKNEKYKDILTDEYIELLYKSAPLHDIGKVGVKDSILLKPGKLTAEEFDEMKKHTTYGEESLMVGIKELGEESFLTLAKEIALTHHEKWDGSGYPMGLSKEEIPISGRLMALSDVYDALISKRVYKEAFTHDEAKNIILESRGTHFDPDIVDAFIKREGKFIEIMERFKGC, encoded by the coding sequence ATGAATAGACAAAAAACAATAATGATAGTGGATGATACAGAAATGAATATTGATATTCTAGTAGAGGCACTTAATGAAGAATATGAATTAATCGTTGCTATTAACGGATTAGAGGCCCTTGAATTAATTGAAGAACAAAAACCTGATTTAATTCTTTTAGATATTATGATGCCAGAGATGGATGGATATGAGGTTTTAAAAAAGTTAAAGAAAAACCAAAATTTGGAGACTATACCTGTTATTTTGCTATCGGCAATTACTGATAGTGATTCGAAAAACAAGGGTTTTTCTTTAGGAGCAGTTGATTATGTTACTAAGCCTTTTGAAATTGTTGAAGTTAAAGCTAGAGTTAAGACACAACTTAGGCTTGAAGAAGCCCGTCTAATACTAGAAAGTCAGAATATTATTTTGGAAGAAAAGGTGAAAGAAAGAACTCAGTTAATTGAAAGAACTAATTCTGCTGCTATATACTGCCTAGCTGCTTTAGCTGAAACAAGAGACCCAGAGACTGGGGAGCATATAAAAAGAACACAAGAATACATAAGAGAACTGGCGTTAGAGTTACGCAAGAATGAAAAATATAAGGATATACTTACGGATGAATATATTGAGCTTCTTTATAAATCAGCACCCTTACATGATATTGGCAAAGTAGGGGTAAAAGACAGCATTCTGCTAAAGCCTGGGAAGTTGACGGCAGAAGAATTTGATGAAATGAAAAAGCACACAACTTATGGAGAAGAATCGTTAATGGTGGGTATAAAAGAATTAGGAGAAGAATCATTCTTGACCTTAGCTAAGGAAATTGCATTAACCCATCATGAAAAATGGGATGGCTCTGGATATCCAATGGGCTTGTCAAAGGAAGAAATCCCAATATCCGGTCGACTTATGGCGCTTAGTGATGTGTATGATGCACTTATAAGTAAAAGGGTTTATAAGGAGGCATTTACTCATGATGAAGCTAAAAACATCATTCTAGAGAGCCGTGGAACTCATTTTGACCCTGATATTGTTGATGCTTTTATAAAAAGAGAGGGTAAATTTATTGAAATTATGGAAAGATTTAAAGGTTGTTAG
- a CDS encoding response regulator, protein MSKTNFINKSYKDKLRATYTLLMFMILILLSIFVYFQMNIKVKPIIGGIGDHVIDSEVQYLGDKFDEQSKLLELLSGTEAFKNGDISVIKKEINNQMRKYGDLIESIGYKSITGEEYDNNQYNVKAPDGYEKELLAGDSYILKSKATFNEKLGQYIVFVGMKVMDNDGNTKGVLISSISVKDVVKSLSKTKMGELNEIWIFDSSGNGIVNANGEQKPMFDMESFKKDVNSNQSTELRSINPKDSSSNLVYCKIPNTENLYLVTHIEHGDFTNAMNVLLLVFICSAIVISILIFVAANKMTSFVTKPLTRMVEIIESSDGINFIELPNDLKASKDEIGILANTIDKMANNIRSNVQALNGEIKERKKVEENLIVLNDELECRVQERTKALTKATNNLTISEDRFRIAMEASHIGVYDIDCNNNLFVVNRVFLNLINAPEYKKCIIEERDWVQFNGRIKDYIYEEDILNTEQFCEENLPIMGEDFYSEFRLKEDPNIWLSFIGQAISQDQSGKSVRFIGVLQNISERKMIEVELKAAKEEAEEASLAKSQFLANMSHEIRTPMNAIMGLTHLISQSDLNDYQENYISKIESSSKTLLRIINDILDFSKIEAKKLEIENIKFNLDKVFENVSTLYTPSATGKGIDINFDIMEGIPDVLKGDPLRLEQILSNLVTNAIKFTSFGEVNVEVRIAEEQEDKIKLHFNVKDTGIGLTKEQIERLFTAFTQADNSMTRKYGGTGLGLTITKQLVNLMKGEIWVESEYGEGSIFKFIIEFDKVSNIIRPSYESHPDLHGKKVLVIDHNKTSLMILERMLRSFLFEVKALRDPFEAIELLEKENFDLLFIDFNLPELSGIDLYKRLVANTEIKVPKTIFVSATGRESYYNQVKQLGVKNFLVKPINQSLMFDTVMDALKGTTTREVNREYNQESYIKFQSVLKDKKMLLVEDNDINQLVAKDILEQAGIRVSIASNGVEAIKYVNANKFDIVLMDVQMPIMDGYKATEILRKTYSSSQLPIIAMTANALKGDREKSIESGMNDYISKPINPEILFETLGKWLTGNNMKNIKNQLKEVPNEKVEVLDFNKTLIRLGNKQEFYYDLLNRYCDNYNKLVIEFSDMWTNKQYDEANRFIHSLKSVTGNIGAMKLNKFIVEFEEQYESYDDENLNKNLATLYALNEELLNKIIKVISNENPEEKQLSSNFDIYEALNKLLEALPKANAKEIKESMSYLVVNTEDISFSAQINEIKKLVDRYRYKEAKVMVQELISVVKESNNE, encoded by the coding sequence GTGTCGAAAACTAATTTTATTAATAAATCATATAAAGATAAACTGAGAGCAACCTATACTTTGCTTATGTTCATGATTTTAATTTTGTTGAGCATTTTTGTGTATTTTCAAATGAATATTAAGGTAAAGCCAATTATTGGTGGTATAGGGGACCATGTTATTGATAGCGAAGTGCAATATTTAGGGGACAAGTTTGATGAGCAAAGCAAATTGTTAGAATTACTTTCTGGGACAGAAGCATTTAAAAATGGTGACATTTCTGTTATTAAAAAAGAGATTAATAATCAAATGCGCAAATATGGGGATTTGATAGAGTCGATTGGGTATAAATCAATAACTGGTGAAGAATATGACAATAACCAATACAATGTTAAAGCGCCTGATGGGTATGAGAAAGAATTATTAGCTGGAGATAGTTATATACTCAAATCTAAAGCCACTTTTAATGAAAAACTTGGTCAGTATATAGTATTTGTAGGCATGAAAGTTATGGATAATGATGGAAACACTAAGGGGGTACTAATTAGTAGTATTAGTGTTAAAGATGTTGTCAAAAGTTTAAGCAAAACAAAAATGGGAGAATTAAATGAAATATGGATTTTTGATTCTTCAGGTAATGGAATAGTAAATGCAAATGGAGAACAAAAACCAATGTTTGATATGGAAAGCTTTAAAAAAGATGTTAATAGTAACCAATCTACAGAACTAAGGTCTATAAATCCAAAAGATTCGTCTAGTAACTTAGTTTATTGTAAAATACCTAATACAGAAAATTTATATTTAGTGACTCATATAGAACATGGGGACTTTACAAATGCAATGAACGTTTTATTGCTTGTTTTTATATGTAGTGCTATTGTTATTTCTATTTTGATTTTTGTTGCGGCAAATAAAATGACAAGTTTTGTTACGAAGCCCTTGACTCGTATGGTGGAAATTATAGAGAGTTCTGACGGTATAAATTTTATTGAACTTCCAAATGATCTTAAGGCAAGTAAAGATGAGATAGGAATACTTGCAAATACTATTGATAAAATGGCTAATAATATTCGTAGTAATGTGCAGGCACTTAATGGTGAGATTAAAGAGCGTAAAAAAGTAGAAGAAAATTTAATTGTTTTAAATGATGAACTGGAGTGTCGTGTACAAGAGAGAACTAAGGCTTTAACTAAGGCTACAAATAATTTAACTATTTCGGAAGATAGATTCAGAATAGCTATGGAAGCTTCACATATTGGAGTATATGATATAGATTGTAATAATAATTTATTTGTGGTTAACAGAGTTTTTCTTAATTTAATTAATGCACCAGAGTACAAGAAGTGTATTATTGAAGAACGTGATTGGGTTCAATTTAATGGGAGAATTAAGGATTATATATACGAAGAAGATATATTAAATACTGAACAATTTTGTGAAGAAAATTTACCAATCATGGGAGAGGACTTTTATTCAGAGTTTAGATTAAAGGAAGATCCAAATATTTGGCTTTCGTTTATTGGACAAGCAATAAGTCAAGATCAATCTGGAAAATCTGTAAGATTTATAGGAGTATTGCAAAATATATCTGAAAGAAAAATGATTGAAGTTGAGCTTAAGGCTGCTAAGGAAGAAGCAGAAGAAGCAAGCTTAGCCAAAAGTCAATTCCTCGCAAATATGAGTCATGAAATCAGAACACCAATGAATGCAATTATGGGACTTACACACTTAATCAGCCAATCTGATTTAAATGATTATCAGGAAAATTATATTTCTAAAATAGAAAGCTCATCAAAGACATTGCTTAGAATTATTAATGATATTTTAGATTTTTCAAAAATAGAAGCTAAAAAATTAGAAATAGAAAATATTAAATTTAATTTAGATAAGGTATTTGAGAATGTATCAACTCTATATACACCTTCAGCAACTGGCAAGGGCATTGATATTAATTTCGATATAATGGAAGGTATTCCAGATGTATTAAAAGGAGACCCGCTTAGGTTGGAACAAATCCTATCTAATTTGGTTACAAATGCTATTAAGTTCACAAGTTTTGGGGAAGTGAATGTTGAAGTTAGAATTGCTGAAGAACAGGAAGATAAAATTAAGTTACATTTTAATGTTAAAGATACAGGAATAGGATTAACAAAGGAGCAAATAGAAAGATTGTTTACAGCTTTTACTCAAGCTGATAATTCTATGACAAGGAAGTATGGTGGAACAGGTCTTGGATTAACAATTACAAAGCAATTGGTGAATTTAATGAAGGGTGAAATATGGGTAGAAAGTGAATACGGTGAAGGTTCTATTTTTAAATTTATTATCGAGTTTGATAAAGTTTCAAATATAATAAGACCAAGTTATGAAAGTCATCCTGACTTACATGGAAAAAAAGTATTGGTTATAGATCATAATAAAACTTCATTAATGATACTTGAACGTATGTTACGCTCATTTTTATTTGAGGTAAAGGCTCTTAGGGATCCATTTGAAGCTATTGAATTATTAGAAAAGGAGAACTTTGATTTACTTTTTATTGATTTTAATCTGCCAGAATTATCAGGAATTGATTTATATAAAAGATTAGTAGCTAATACTGAGATTAAAGTACCTAAAACAATATTTGTAAGTGCAACTGGACGCGAGAGTTATTATAATCAAGTGAAGCAATTAGGTGTTAAAAATTTCCTTGTTAAGCCTATTAATCAATCCTTAATGTTTGATACTGTGATGGATGCTTTAAAAGGAACTACAACAAGAGAGGTTAATAGAGAATATAATCAAGAAAGTTATATAAAGTTTCAAAGTGTACTTAAAGATAAAAAAATGCTGTTGGTGGAAGATAATGATATTAATCAATTGGTTGCAAAGGATATTTTAGAGCAAGCAGGCATTCGTGTAAGTATTGCAAGTAATGGCGTGGAGGCAATAAAATATGTTAATGCCAATAAATTTGATATTGTTCTTATGGATGTGCAAATGCCAATCATGGATGGGTACAAAGCTACAGAAATTCTTAGGAAAACTTATTCGAGTTCACAGCTGCCTATTATAGCCATGACTGCTAATGCACTTAAGGGTGATCGTGAAAAGAGTATTGAGTCCGGTATGAATGATTATATTTCAAAACCAATTAATCCAGAGATTTTGTTTGAAACCCTTGGGAAATGGTTAACGGGTAATAATATGAAAAATATTAAAAATCAATTAAAAGAAGTTCCAAATGAAAAAGTTGAAGTTTTAGATTTTAATAAAACTTTAATTAGACTAGGAAACAAACAAGAGTTCTATTATGATTTACTAAATAGGTATTGTGATAATTATAATAAGCTGGTAATTGAGTTCTCTGATATGTGGACGAATAAACAATATGATGAAGCAAATCGATTTATTCATAGTCTTAAGAGCGTTACTGGGAACATAGGAGCTATGAAACTTAATAAATTTATTGTTGAGTTTGAAGAACAATATGAATCTTATGATGATGAGAATTTAAATAAAAATCTTGCAACACTTTATGCTTTAAATGAGGAGCTTTTAAATAAAATTATAAAGGTTATATCAAATGAGAATCCAGAGGAAAAACAATTAAGTTCCAATTTTGATATTTATGAAGCTTTAAACAAATTATTAGAAGCTCTCCCAAAAGCCAATGCTAAAGAAATAAAGGAAAGCATGAGTTATTTAGTAGTAAATACTGAAGATATAAGTTTTAGTGCGCAAATTAATGAAATAAAAAAACTTGTAGATCGCTATCGTTATAAAGAAGCTAAGGTTATGGTTCAAGAACTAATAAGTGTTGTAAAGGAGTCAAATAATGAATAG
- a CDS encoding ABC transporter permease has protein sequence MRENNNNFNFEKKNVVLLILAPILGIILFGCVYSKVYVEEIPIAIYDMDNSNISRSMIDNIQDSTGINVARIVDSQDEMEELLLNGEVSGGIIFPDDFGKNVVQKNSPNVLALVDGSNIVIGNNVVGYLSSVFNTVNAGIQINIMEGGGIIPYSAQKNITTLSFVDRILYNPQMGYFKNMFAVLLSILIQQLYLSAMATMLIEYKHKIREVLDTPKHIRTIIRNEIIPQILEGMASIVISFLVCLLVAHRFFGYQLKGSIRVTILVLLIFLVSLTAMALLFATFFENITSCVQVILLLSVPGVLSSGYIWPEFAMSPHFINIVKGTWPLYYFDNALRDLLLKGDSLMVIQHYITGGIKFGVFWFIVGAISYYIRIVSIKSDKQYALK, from the coding sequence ATGAGAGAAAATAATAATAATTTTAATTTTGAAAAAAAGAATGTTGTTTTATTAATTTTAGCACCTATTTTAGGCATTATCCTTTTTGGATGTGTATATAGCAAGGTATACGTTGAGGAGATACCAATAGCTATATATGATATGGATAATTCTAATATTTCCAGGTCTATGATTGATAATATTCAAGATAGTACAGGAATTAATGTAGCAAGGATAGTTGACTCTCAAGATGAAATGGAAGAATTACTTCTAAATGGTGAAGTAAGTGGGGGCATTATATTTCCTGATGACTTTGGGAAAAATGTTGTTCAAAAGAATTCGCCTAATGTTTTGGCTTTAGTTGATGGAAGTAATATTGTTATTGGTAATAATGTTGTAGGGTATCTTAGTTCAGTCTTTAATACAGTAAATGCAGGGATACAGATTAACATTATGGAAGGAGGCGGAATTATTCCGTATTCAGCTCAGAAAAATATTACTACATTATCTTTTGTAGATAGGATATTATATAATCCTCAAATGGGATATTTTAAAAATATGTTTGCTGTTTTGCTATCAATTTTGATTCAACAACTATATTTATCAGCAATGGCAACTATGCTCATAGAATATAAACATAAGATTCGCGAAGTTCTTGATACACCAAAGCATATAAGAACAATAATTAGAAATGAAATAATACCACAAATACTTGAAGGTATGGCATCCATCGTGATTAGCTTTTTAGTATGCTTGCTAGTAGCCCATAGATTCTTTGGATATCAACTAAAAGGGTCTATAAGAGTAACAATATTGGTATTATTAATATTTTTAGTTAGTTTAACAGCAATGGCATTATTATTTGCAACTTTTTTTGAAAATATAACGTCATGTGTTCAAGTTATTTTGCTTTTATCTGTACCAGGAGTTTTATCATCTGGATATATTTGGCCAGAATTTGCTATGTCTCCTCATTTCATAAATATTGTTAAAGGAACATGGCCACTTTATTATTTTGATAATGCACTTAGGGATTTACTATTAAAAGGTGATTCATTGATGGTAATACAACATTATATTACTGGGGGAATTAAATTTGGAGTCTTTTGGTTTATAGTAGGTGCTATTTCTTATTATATTAGAATTGTATCTATAAAATCAGACAAACAATATGCGTTAAAATAG
- a CDS encoding ABC transporter permease encodes MNILWKCIAEKLQYLKLLLKKQKMVIIILLVVPILSSIALGYEMGNNRIDHIPIVIMDNDKSESSRAVANYVAENDIFNVTAYAKSNKEVEDMIYSGKVMAGMIIPEGLNADMREGNAPQIVLFYDGTNMGVASAAKSAMSEILLTIKSGYMKEIYQGKLNVSSYQALKQVQPMGVTYRTLYNPTKNYRNFLLPGMLVSIIQVGLAIVGVEKSNDSEYGFGTVVKCIGKWGTIGAISIIICLGIQYVFYDMPYKGNIWAGLLLTELYSISVISYGFAIGLLIKNKTLATQLASILVLPTSILGGYSFPVMAMPITFQILSKVMAFTYYGDGIRNLILKKISFSHIVPDVRAMIIFIGIAMIICFLKSSNKTKTV; translated from the coding sequence ATGAATATATTATGGAAATGTATAGCTGAGAAATTACAATATTTAAAATTATTATTAAAAAAACAGAAGATGGTAATTATAATATTGCTTGTTGTTCCCATATTATCAAGTATAGCATTAGGTTATGAAATGGGAAACAACCGTATTGATCATATTCCAATAGTAATAATGGATAATGATAAGTCTGAATCTAGTAGAGCTGTAGCTAATTATGTAGCTGAAAATGATATATTCAATGTAACTGCCTATGCAAAATCTAATAAGGAAGTAGAAGATATGATTTATTCTGGTAAAGTCATGGCTGGAATGATTATTCCTGAAGGATTAAATGCAGATATGAGAGAAGGAAATGCACCACAGATTGTTTTATTTTATGATGGCACTAATATGGGTGTTGCAAGTGCTGCTAAAAGTGCCATGTCAGAAATTTTATTAACTATAAAATCTGGTTATATGAAAGAAATATATCAAGGGAAATTAAATGTATCCTCGTATCAAGCCTTAAAACAAGTTCAACCAATGGGTGTAACTTATAGAACTTTATATAATCCTACAAAGAATTATAGGAATTTTTTACTTCCTGGTATGTTAGTTTCAATAATACAAGTGGGACTTGCAATAGTTGGTGTGGAAAAATCCAATGACAGTGAATATGGGTTTGGTACAGTAGTAAAATGTATAGGAAAGTGGGGAACAATTGGAGCTATATCAATCATTATTTGTTTGGGAATACAGTATGTTTTTTATGATATGCCATATAAAGGAAATATATGGGCAGGTTTATTACTTACAGAGCTTTATTCTATTAGTGTAATTTCATATGGATTTGCTATAGGACTTCTTATAAAAAATAAAACACTAGCAACTCAATTAGCTTCAATTTTGGTATTACCAACTTCTATTTTAGGAGGATATTCTTTTCCAGTAATGGCTATGCCTATAACATTTCAAATACTAAGTAAAGTTATGGCATTTACATATTATGGAGATGGAATAAGGAATCTCATTTTAAAGAAGATATCATTTTCACATATAGTACCAGATGTACGAGCAATGATTATTTTTATTGGAATAGCAATGATAATATGTTTTCTAAAGTCTAGTAATAAAACTAAAACAGTATAA
- a CDS encoding HlyD family secretion protein: MEQIMRFLKSKWTVLILLVVIGTSIYIMFPILSSSAKSSDDKSFKIQGNLKVTETKLNSKLAGNVAEVLVKEGDEVKAGQKIITIGSEAVQAKKTQAEAGISQAQSQYEAAQATLSSAQATNEKAQNGARAQEVEQAKVTYDYASKNYDRIKVLYEEGAVPQSQYDDVFLKYSQAKEQYEMVQEGARNEDKLLAKSQVSAAQATVETAQGKVDQAKAALQEVQTYLDDASIIVPVDGTITTINVNPGELISTGMPLALLSSNEKDWVELNVKETDLGKMKLKDEVSVKISAYPEKQFTGVVTKINKKPDFATKRATSNNGEFDVLSYAVKVELQDLDETVYPGMTVEVRFPNKVEN, from the coding sequence ATGGAACAAATAATGAGATTTTTAAAAAGTAAATGGACTGTATTAATTTTACTTGTTGTGATTGGGACAAGTATTTATATTATGTTTCCAATTTTGAGTTCATCAGCAAAGAGTTCTGATGATAAGAGTTTTAAAATACAAGGTAATTTAAAAGTTACAGAAACTAAGCTAAATTCAAAACTTGCTGGAAATGTAGCAGAAGTATTAGTTAAAGAAGGTGATGAGGTTAAAGCAGGTCAAAAAATCATAACAATTGGTTCAGAAGCGGTACAAGCTAAGAAAACACAAGCAGAAGCTGGAATAAGTCAAGCACAAAGCCAATATGAAGCGGCACAAGCTACATTAAGTTCAGCACAAGCTACTAATGAAAAGGCACAAAATGGTGCAAGAGCTCAAGAAGTTGAACAAGCAAAAGTTACATATGATTATGCTTCGAAAAATTATGACAGAATTAAAGTCCTTTATGAAGAAGGCGCGGTGCCACAATCACAGTATGATGACGTTTTTCTCAAGTATTCTCAAGCTAAAGAGCAATATGAGATGGTACAAGAAGGTGCAAGAAACGAAGATAAGTTATTAGCAAAGTCTCAGGTTTCTGCAGCACAGGCTACAGTTGAAACTGCACAAGGAAAGGTTGATCAAGCAAAAGCTGCTTTACAAGAAGTACAAACATATTTAGATGATGCAAGCATAATAGTACCAGTTGACGGTACTATTACTACTATTAATGTAAACCCGGGTGAATTAATTTCTACAGGAATGCCTCTTGCATTACTTAGCAGTAACGAAAAAGATTGGGTTGAACTTAATGTAAAAGAAACTGATTTAGGTAAAATGAAGCTTAAAGATGAGGTTTCAGTTAAAATATCTGCATATCCTGAAAAACAATTTACAGGAGTTGTAACAAAAATTAATAAGAAACCAGATTTTGCAACTAAAAGAGCAACAAGTAATAATGGGGAATTCGATGTACTTTCATATGCAGTAAAAGTAGAGTTACAAGATTTGGATGAAACCGTGTATCCGGGAATGACAGTGGAAGTTAGGTTCCCTAATAAGGTGGAAAACTAA
- a CDS encoding TetR/AcrR family transcriptional regulator, with protein sequence MNNDKRPNPSSERSKKWLTESLLELMTQTPYSKITIQDISKNADLVRQTFYKNYASKDDILENYIGSLLVNFGKKFFEENKFDMKTFLKSHFDFWSNNSEFLELLIKNNLTYLLDKQYKKRIAKLVDVLIKKKFDTDSAKHKYALAFMSGALVNVLVEWSYSGLEYSIDDLSDLINIIMTGQYFANI encoded by the coding sequence ATGAATAATGATAAAAGACCAAACCCTAGTTCAGAAAGATCAAAAAAATGGCTTACAGAATCACTTTTAGAATTAATGACTCAAACTCCATACTCCAAAATTACAATACAAGATATTTCTAAAAATGCTGATCTTGTTCGTCAAACATTTTATAAAAACTATGCTTCAAAAGATGATATATTAGAAAATTACATCGGGAGCTTGCTTGTGAATTTTGGAAAGAAATTTTTTGAAGAGAATAAATTTGATATGAAAACTTTTTTGAAGAGTCATTTTGATTTTTGGTCTAACAATTCCGAATTTTTAGAACTTCTTATTAAAAATAACTTAACTTATCTCTTAGATAAACAATATAAAAAACGTATTGCTAAACTTGTAGATGTTTTAATTAAGAAAAAATTTGATACAGATAGTGCTAAACATAAATATGCCCTTGCCTTTATGTCAGGCGCTCTAGTCAATGTTCTTGTGGAATGGTCTTATTCCGGCCTTGAATATAGTATTGATGATTTATCAGATTTAATTAACATCATCATGACAGGACAATACTTCGCTAATATTTAA